Proteins encoded by one window of Ulvibacter sp. MAR_2010_11:
- a CDS encoding regulatory protein RecX has protein sequence MKTHKTYSVTEATRRMERYCAYQERCHKEVHQKLKEMRMIPAAVDQIIHHLLQHDFLNESRFSRAFARGKFNTKKWGKNRIVNELKLREISKYNITLALKEISETNYRTTFDTLAQKRLTQLTSEKNLQKKRKKLADYLLYRGWESHLVYEKVRELID, from the coding sequence TTGAAAACGCATAAAACATACTCTGTTACCGAAGCGACCCGACGTATGGAACGCTACTGTGCCTATCAGGAACGCTGCCATAAGGAAGTACATCAAAAATTAAAGGAAATGCGAATGATTCCGGCTGCAGTCGATCAAATTATTCACCACTTACTGCAACACGATTTTTTAAATGAAAGTCGATTCTCTCGAGCCTTCGCCCGAGGAAAATTCAACACCAAAAAATGGGGGAAAAATCGAATTGTAAACGAGCTGAAGCTTCGGGAGATTTCAAAATACAATATCACTTTGGCCCTGAAAGAAATTTCAGAAACCAATTATAGAACCACTTTCGACACACTCGCCCAAAAGCGTCTTACACAACTCACCTCAGAAAAAAACCTTCAGAAAAAAAGAAAAAAATTAGCCGACTACCTGCTTTACAGAGGCTGGGAGAGTCATTTGGTATATGAAAAGGTAAGAGAACTCATAGATTGA
- a CDS encoding cupin-like domain-containing protein — MQLQEIDRVATITKEDFLANYFRPQKPVVIEQFIEDWPAYEKWNLDYMAEIAGDKTVPLYDNRPVNHKEGFNEPHATMKMSEYVDLLKREPTKFRIFLWNILKEIPELQKDFSYPDFGLKLLKGLPMLFFGGKDSYTFMHYDIDLANIFHFHFHGKKEVILFDQKQNDFLYKIPHSLITREDIDFADPDYKKWPALKQAQGYVSHLEHGNVLYMPEGYWHYMRYITPGFSMSLRAIARNPVNLSKALYNIFIMRHFDNFMRKMKGQAWIDAKNEKAVTRTHEKLGISQS; from the coding sequence ATGCAATTACAGGAGATAGACCGCGTAGCAACCATCACAAAGGAGGACTTCCTTGCCAATTACTTTAGGCCGCAAAAGCCGGTGGTAATTGAACAATTTATAGAGGACTGGCCGGCATATGAAAAATGGAACCTGGATTATATGGCTGAAATTGCCGGAGATAAGACAGTGCCCTTATACGACAACCGCCCTGTAAATCATAAGGAAGGATTTAACGAACCTCACGCCACCATGAAAATGAGTGAGTATGTCGATTTGCTGAAGCGAGAGCCTACTAAATTCAGAATTTTTCTATGGAATATTTTAAAGGAAATTCCCGAGTTGCAAAAGGATTTTTCGTACCCCGATTTTGGATTGAAGTTACTTAAAGGATTACCCATGTTGTTCTTTGGGGGGAAAGACAGCTACACCTTTATGCATTACGATATCGATTTGGCCAATATCTTCCACTTTCATTTCCATGGAAAAAAAGAAGTGATTTTGTTCGACCAGAAGCAAAACGACTTTTTATATAAAATTCCTCATTCATTAATCACTAGAGAGGATATAGATTTTGCAGATCCGGATTATAAAAAATGGCCGGCATTAAAGCAAGCTCAGGGTTATGTTTCACATTTAGAACACGGAAATGTGTTGTATATGCCTGAAGGGTATTGGCATTATATGCGGTATATCACTCCGGGATTTTCTATGAGTTTACGAGCCATTGCCAGAAATCCCGTAAACTTAAGCAAGGCGCTGTACAATATTTTTATTATGCGTCATTTCGACAATTTTATGCGGAAGATGAAGGGTCAGGCCTGGATAGATGCCAAAAATGAAAAGGCTGTTACGCGTACCCATGAAAAACTTGGGATTTCTCAATCTTAG
- a CDS encoding fibronectin type III domain-containing protein: MKKLFLVLLLVATVISCKKDDDGGNNNCPKPASISAIQINSTSIFFEWDATNGTAWQFEYGPTGFQLGNGTVVSTSQVNYLINGLTPSTAYTIYLRNNCGSGGFSEYRTFDFITSEPAVSCNAPTNLQQTQIGSTFIDITWVENNETAWQVEYGSVGHPVGSGTTEDTSQSNYRIDNLTPSTTYEIYVRANCGSDGYSTYTPALVITTNN, translated from the coding sequence ATGAAAAAGCTATTTTTAGTATTGCTTCTGGTAGCCACAGTCATTTCTTGTAAAAAGGATGACGACGGAGGAAATAATAATTGTCCGAAACCGGCCTCTATTTCTGCTATCCAAATTAACAGTACCTCTATTTTCTTTGAGTGGGATGCAACTAATGGGACTGCATGGCAGTTCGAATACGGCCCAACAGGCTTTCAGTTGGGGAACGGAACAGTGGTTTCGACCTCTCAGGTAAATTATTTAATAAACGGATTGACACCTTCTACAGCCTATACTATTTATTTGCGCAACAATTGCGGTAGTGGAGGATTTAGTGAATATAGAACCTTCGATTTTATTACTTCTGAACCTGCTGTAAGCTGCAATGCACCTACAAACCTTCAGCAAACACAGATTGGGTCAACCTTTATTGATATTACTTGGGTGGAAAACAACGAAACTGCATGGCAGGTTGAGTATGGATCGGTAGGTCACCCGGTAGGTAGTGGTACTACAGAGGATACCTCGCAGAGTAATTACCGAATTGATAATTTAACACCGTCGACCACCTACGAGATTTATGTACGTGCCAATTGCGGTTCGGATGGATATAGCACCTATACGCCGGCCCTGGTAATCACCACCAATAATTAA
- the bioB gene encoding biotin synthase BioB, translated as MSEIKHNRTREEILSIYNKPMMELLYEAATVHREFHNPNEVQVSTLLSIKTGGCPEDCGYCPQAARYHTNIEGNDLMSVQQVKAQALRAKASGSSRVCMGAAWRNVKDGKEFDQVLEMVRTINKLEMEVCCTLGMITENQAKRLAEAGLYAYNHNLDTSEDYYKDVISTRAYQDRLDTIGNVRKTNVTVCSGGIIGMGEKLEDRAGMLVALASLNPQPESVPINALVAVPGTPMEDAAPISIWEMIRMVATTRIVMPQTQVRLSAGRTEMSREGQAMCFFAGANSIFAGDKLLTTPNPDVHEDMEMFKLLGLEPQKAFVKKAQPETVEAEASQFQPLGEKPKWSRPQHTIERNEEAKQKAKASN; from the coding sequence ATGAGTGAAATAAAACACAACCGAACGCGCGAAGAAATTCTATCCATTTACAACAAGCCAATGATGGAGTTGCTGTATGAGGCAGCAACCGTACATCGCGAGTTTCATAATCCGAATGAGGTACAGGTTTCTACCTTACTTTCCATTAAAACCGGGGGTTGTCCGGAAGATTGCGGATACTGTCCGCAGGCGGCACGGTACCATACCAATATTGAAGGAAATGACCTGATGAGTGTTCAGCAAGTTAAGGCGCAGGCGTTACGCGCAAAGGCTTCGGGAAGTTCCAGAGTTTGTATGGGAGCGGCCTGGCGAAATGTAAAGGACGGGAAAGAATTTGATCAGGTGTTGGAAATGGTACGCACCATCAACAAACTGGAGATGGAGGTGTGTTGTACGTTGGGCATGATTACTGAAAATCAGGCGAAACGTTTGGCTGAAGCCGGTTTATACGCCTATAATCACAATTTGGATACTTCGGAAGATTACTATAAGGATGTAATTTCTACTCGTGCATATCAAGACAGATTGGATACTATTGGCAATGTGCGAAAGACCAATGTGACGGTTTGCAGTGGCGGAATTATAGGGATGGGAGAAAAACTGGAGGATCGCGCCGGAATGCTGGTGGCATTGGCGAGTTTGAATCCGCAGCCCGAATCGGTTCCCATTAATGCTTTGGTGGCAGTACCGGGAACACCTATGGAGGATGCAGCGCCAATTTCTATATGGGAAATGATACGGATGGTTGCCACCACACGAATTGTAATGCCGCAAACGCAGGTACGCTTATCGGCCGGAAGAACAGAAATGAGCAGGGAAGGGCAGGCCATGTGCTTTTTCGCCGGGGCAAATTCGATTTTTGCAGGGGATAAACTCCTTACTACGCCAAATCCGGATGTACATGAAGACATGGAAATGTTTAAGCTGTTAGGACTAGAACCACAGAAGGCATTTGTAAAAAAAGCCCAACCCGAAACCGTAGAAGCGGAAGCATCTCAATTTCAACCTCTGGGAGAAAAACCCAAATGGTCACGACCGCAGCATACAATTGAACGCAATGAAGAGGCCAAGCAAAAGGCAAAAGCTTCCAATTAA
- a CDS encoding beta-ketoacyl synthase N-terminal-like domain-containing protein, whose product MQLPITISGIASVSALGTSQDEVWQRYILGQPLFSKEIFNGKESWISAITAEGDTSLSKLRDSNVHYNRLDRTVLLAMLATKKMASMVSLTGKRAGINIGSSRGATQLFEAYHQQFLTDGSVSAYTSPTTTLGNISSWVGQELGTDGIAIDHSVTCSTAMHALLNGIAWLGANMADAFLVGGSEAALTPFTMAQIQGMKLYSTTENVMACESMRLQKTKNTMVLGEGAAVALLERGISEKTQAVIQGYGFATETLEHSSSISANGVCFQKSMKMALDNAKLESVDVIVLHAPGTVKGDMAEYNAIAKVFSQKLPLLTSNKWLVGHTFAASGMLSIEMAILMLQHNKLIENPFFSNQRDLPKTLKTIMINAVGFGGNAVSIILSKP is encoded by the coding sequence TTGCAGCTACCTATCACCATTTCGGGAATCGCTTCTGTTTCGGCTTTGGGAACTTCACAGGATGAAGTTTGGCAACGTTATATTTTGGGGCAACCCCTTTTTAGTAAGGAAATTTTTAACGGAAAGGAGAGTTGGATTTCCGCTATTACTGCTGAAGGAGATACTTCTTTAAGCAAACTCCGTGACTCGAATGTACATTACAATCGTCTTGATCGCACGGTGCTTTTGGCAATGTTGGCAACAAAAAAGATGGCCTCCATGGTTTCATTAACCGGGAAGAGAGCCGGAATAAATATTGGTTCTTCCCGCGGTGCCACCCAATTATTTGAAGCGTATCATCAACAATTTTTAACAGATGGAAGTGTCTCGGCTTATACTTCGCCAACGACTACCTTGGGAAACATATCTTCATGGGTGGGACAAGAACTGGGAACTGATGGAATTGCGATAGATCATTCGGTTACCTGTTCCACCGCCATGCATGCACTATTAAATGGGATTGCATGGTTAGGGGCCAATATGGCCGATGCTTTTTTGGTTGGGGGAAGTGAAGCAGCGCTTACGCCTTTTACCATGGCTCAGATACAGGGGATGAAATTGTATTCCACCACCGAAAATGTGATGGCATGCGAGTCGATGCGATTGCAAAAAACCAAAAACACGATGGTACTTGGCGAGGGAGCGGCAGTTGCCTTACTCGAAAGGGGAATTTCTGAAAAGACTCAGGCTGTGATACAAGGTTATGGCTTTGCGACCGAAACACTGGAACACAGCAGCTCTATTTCGGCCAACGGAGTGTGTTTTCAGAAATCGATGAAAATGGCGCTCGACAATGCGAAGCTAGAATCGGTAGATGTAATTGTATTGCACGCCCCCGGAACGGTAAAAGGCGATATGGCAGAATACAACGCCATTGCAAAGGTATTCAGTCAAAAATTACCGCTGCTTACTTCAAACAAATGGTTGGTAGGACATACCTTTGCGGCATCGGGGATGTTGAGTATAGAAATGGCAATTTTAATGTTGCAACACAACAAACTTATTGAGAATCCTTTTTTTTCTAATCAGCGGGATCTCCCGAAAACACTGAAAACCATCATGATAAATGCTGTTGGTTTTGGTGGAAATGCTGTTAGTATTATTCTTTCCAAACCTTAA
- a CDS encoding cytochrome c oxidase assembly factor Coa1 family protein, protein MEENIPHKNWFGRNWKWVVPTGGCLVAIILFVVFAGTLVMGVTSLLTDSDPYKEAMSKAQENELVVAAIGEPIEQDGMTMGSLNYNNGEGQANLSIPIKGPKGEAVLSVFANKPGDEWIYHLLEVQIKNSGETISLLAPETDLDN, encoded by the coding sequence ATGGAAGAAAATATCCCACACAAAAATTGGTTCGGCCGAAACTGGAAATGGGTCGTTCCCACGGGAGGTTGCCTGGTTGCGATTATCCTTTTTGTTGTATTTGCAGGCACCCTTGTTATGGGTGTAACCTCCCTCTTAACCGATTCCGATCCGTATAAAGAAGCAATGTCCAAAGCGCAGGAAAACGAACTAGTGGTTGCTGCAATTGGAGAACCAATCGAACAGGACGGGATGACAATGGGAAGTTTAAACTATAACAACGGAGAGGGCCAGGCCAATTTGTCTATTCCTATAAAAGGCCCAAAGGGTGAAGCTGTACTTTCTGTTTTTGCTAACAAACCGGGAGATGAATGGATATACCACCTTCTGGAGGTTCAGATAAAAAATTCGGGAGAGACCATATCACTGCTGGCACCGGAAACCGATTTAGACAATTGA
- the bioA gene encoding adenosylmethionine--8-amino-7-oxononanoate transaminase, giving the protein MTLSERDKKHIWHPLTQHQTATPPIGIVKAKGALMWDENGKEYIDGIASWYTAMYGHCNDAIITAVSNQLKELDQIVFTGFTHKPAVELSEKLMAILPSHLQKIFFNDNGSTAVEAGIKMALQYHFNKGEKRNTLIAFEDGFHGDTFGAMSVSGLSVYNGPFEDFFLNVKRIPVPQKHNLTEVLSKLKEIISENNCAAFVYEPLVQGAAGMKFHNAEGLETLLQLCKENEVLCIADEVMTGFGKTGTNFASEYLKTQPDIMCLSKALTAGVAAMSITACSQVVFDAFLDDEIAKGFFHAHTYSANPLACSAAIAGIDLLTSAEIQNDILRIERLHKAFSEKIKAHKKVAAVRTLGVIFALDLNVEMERYGTLRNILFDHFMAEGVFLRPLGNTVYILPPYIISNDQLHKIYNTIESALSIV; this is encoded by the coding sequence ATGACGCTTTCAGAAAGAGATAAAAAACACATCTGGCATCCGTTAACTCAGCATCAAACTGCCACACCTCCCATTGGTATTGTAAAGGCAAAAGGGGCTTTGATGTGGGATGAAAACGGGAAGGAATATATCGACGGAATTGCATCATGGTATACCGCCATGTACGGGCACTGTAATGATGCAATTATAACCGCAGTTTCAAATCAGTTGAAAGAGCTCGATCAGATAGTATTTACAGGATTTACACATAAACCCGCTGTGGAACTTTCCGAAAAACTAATGGCGATACTTCCTTCCCATCTCCAAAAGATATTTTTTAACGACAATGGTTCTACAGCGGTTGAAGCGGGAATTAAAATGGCGTTGCAATACCATTTTAACAAGGGTGAAAAGCGTAATACGCTGATTGCTTTTGAAGACGGTTTTCACGGAGATACCTTTGGCGCCATGAGTGTTTCGGGACTTTCGGTGTACAATGGGCCTTTTGAAGATTTTTTTCTGAATGTGAAGCGCATTCCGGTGCCTCAAAAGCATAATCTTACGGAAGTTCTTTCAAAACTGAAGGAAATAATTTCGGAAAACAACTGTGCTGCCTTTGTATATGAACCTCTTGTACAAGGCGCCGCCGGGATGAAATTTCACAACGCCGAAGGTCTTGAAACCTTACTACAACTCTGTAAAGAAAATGAGGTGTTGTGCATCGCCGATGAGGTGATGACGGGTTTCGGGAAAACCGGTACAAATTTCGCGTCCGAATACTTGAAAACGCAGCCCGATATTATGTGTCTTAGCAAGGCCCTTACTGCAGGAGTAGCTGCTATGAGTATTACGGCTTGTTCGCAGGTGGTGTTCGATGCTTTTTTGGATGATGAAATCGCAAAGGGTTTTTTCCATGCACATACCTACAGCGCCAATCCGTTGGCATGTTCGGCGGCAATTGCGGGAATCGATTTACTTACTTCTGCCGAAATTCAAAATGATATTTTAAGAATTGAAAGACTTCACAAAGCCTTCTCCGAAAAAATTAAAGCACATAAAAAAGTAGCGGCAGTTCGCACGCTAGGCGTGATATTTGCCTTAGACCTCAATGTAGAAATGGAGCGTTATGGTACGCTCAGAAATATCCTTTTCGATCATTTTATGGCAGAAGGTGTTTTTTTAAGACCCTTGGGAAATACAGTTTATATTCTGCCACCCTATATAATTTCAAACGATCAATTGCACAAAATCTACAATACCATTGAAAGTGCCCTATCAATTGTCTAA
- the bioD gene encoding dethiobiotin synthase: MKETYFITGNGTDVGKTIVSAIVTEILHADYWKPIQAGDLANSDTNKVKQLVSNTKSKFHDSAFNLKTPMSPHAAAKIDGVEIQLSSIQRPTTSNTLVIEGAGGLLVPLNTTETVLDLINLNDKIVVVSGHYLGSINHTLLTIEVLKLRGFEIFGIIFNGVENSETEEVIKKMSGVPILGRVDIEPYFDKNVVMEYAEKFRNDAFRKR; the protein is encoded by the coding sequence ATGAAAGAAACCTATTTTATAACCGGCAATGGAACAGACGTAGGTAAAACAATTGTCTCGGCAATTGTGACCGAAATTTTGCATGCAGATTACTGGAAACCAATACAGGCCGGGGATCTTGCCAACAGTGATACAAATAAGGTGAAACAACTTGTCTCAAATACAAAATCCAAATTTCACGACAGTGCATTCAATTTAAAAACACCAATGAGTCCGCATGCTGCGGCGAAAATTGATGGGGTCGAGATTCAATTAAGCAGTATACAACGTCCCACCACATCCAATACGTTGGTAATAGAGGGCGCCGGAGGCTTGTTGGTTCCATTAAACACGACCGAGACGGTTTTAGATTTAATCAATCTGAATGATAAGATAGTAGTTGTTTCAGGGCATTATCTGGGAAGCATCAATCATACCCTACTAACTATAGAAGTACTAAAGCTAAGAGGTTTTGAAATCTTTGGAATTATCTTTAACGGTGTTGAAAATTCCGAAACCGAAGAAGTTATTAAAAAAATGTCCGGAGTGCCAATTTTAGGGAGAGTTGATATAGAACCTTATTTCGACAAAAATGTGGTAATGGAATATGCCGAAAAATTTAGAAATGACGCTTTCAGAAAGAGATAA
- a CDS encoding 8-amino-7-oxononanoate synthase: MNLFPKKLQKKLDERSSNGALRRMEIQNSRVDFSSNDYLGFSISEAIYEKATLLLKERKLKQNGATGSRLLSGNYSLFEETEEFIASFHKAEAALLFNSGYDANIGLFSSVPQRGDLIFYDELSHASIRDGITMSKARGIKFKHNNIEDLKAGIARNQSNAAIYIVTESVFSMDGDSPDLQELAAYCKSNNYFLIIDEAHALGVMGKGKGVVQELGLEANVFARIMTFGKGLGCHGAVILGSQRLKEYLTNFSRSFIYTTALPPHSVATIFTAYRQLEKSIMISPESNEIITLHRNIAILRNSIDEHELEQYFIKSESAIQCCIIPGNEKVRSVAEKLGEKGFDVKPILSPTVPEGRERLRICVHSYNSPVEIKTMISYLHTLLP, translated from the coding sequence ATGAATCTATTCCCCAAAAAACTTCAAAAAAAGTTGGACGAACGCAGCTCAAATGGAGCATTGCGTAGAATGGAAATTCAGAATTCGAGAGTTGATTTTTCGTCGAATGATTATTTGGGATTTAGTATTTCCGAAGCAATTTATGAGAAGGCTACGCTTCTATTAAAGGAAAGAAAGTTAAAGCAAAATGGTGCTACAGGCTCCAGACTGCTTAGTGGGAATTATTCGCTCTTTGAAGAAACCGAAGAGTTTATTGCTTCTTTTCACAAAGCTGAAGCTGCCCTGCTTTTTAACAGCGGCTACGATGCAAACATTGGATTGTTTAGCAGTGTGCCACAGCGAGGTGACCTTATTTTTTACGATGAATTAAGCCATGCATCGATTCGCGACGGCATTACAATGAGCAAAGCCAGAGGCATAAAGTTTAAGCATAACAACATTGAAGATTTAAAAGCTGGTATTGCACGAAACCAGAGTAATGCTGCTATATATATTGTAACCGAATCTGTTTTCTCAATGGACGGCGATAGTCCCGATTTACAGGAACTGGCAGCTTATTGCAAAAGCAATAACTATTTTCTCATTATAGATGAAGCCCACGCTTTAGGAGTTATGGGAAAAGGGAAGGGAGTGGTGCAGGAATTGGGGCTTGAGGCCAACGTTTTTGCGCGAATCATGACCTTTGGGAAAGGATTAGGGTGTCATGGTGCTGTTATCCTAGGCTCACAGCGGTTAAAGGAGTATTTAACAAATTTTTCGAGAAGTTTTATCTATACAACAGCCTTACCACCTCATTCGGTAGCTACTATTTTCACTGCCTATCGTCAACTTGAGAAAAGCATTATGATTTCTCCCGAAAGTAATGAAATAATCACTCTTCATCGTAACATCGCAATATTACGAAATAGCATCGATGAGCATGAGCTTGAACAGTATTTTATAAAGAGTGAGTCGGCCATACAGTGTTGTATTATTCCGGGGAATGAAAAGGTAAGAAGTGTAGCCGAAAAATTAGGAGAGAAGGGATTTGACGTAAAACCCATTCTTTCCCCAACCGTACCCGAAGGTCGGGAACGTCTTAGAATTTGTGTGCATAGTTATAATTCACCCGTCGAGATTAAGACCATGATATCATATTTACATACTTTATTACCATGA
- a CDS encoding F0F1 ATP synthase subunit epsilon, with protein MYLEIVTPEASIVSGEVESVTVPGVEGPFQMLKNHAAIVSLLQAGKVKFRGNPTIKEGFEKKFTKEDSGKWVMEINGGTVECKDNKIIILAD; from the coding sequence ATGTACTTAGAAATTGTAACCCCTGAAGCATCCATCGTATCGGGCGAAGTTGAATCGGTAACCGTACCGGGTGTTGAAGGACCCTTTCAGATGTTGAAGAATCACGCGGCCATCGTATCCTTACTGCAAGCCGGAAAAGTAAAGTTTCGTGGAAATCCGACTATTAAAGAAGGTTTCGAAAAGAAATTTACGAAGGAAGACAGTGGTAAGTGGGTAATGGAAATCAATGGTGGAACCGTTGAGTGTAAAGACAACAAAATAATTATATTGGCAGATTAA
- the atpD gene encoding F0F1 ATP synthase subunit beta, translating to MSQVTGKVAQIIGPVVDVEFASGAELPKIYDSLEVDNNGNLLILEVQSHIGENTVRTISMDSTDGLSRGVDAVATGAPIQMPIGDDVYGRLFNVIGDAIDGIGNLPKAGDDGLPIHREAPKFEDLSTSTEVLFTGIKVIDLIEPYAKGGKIGLFGGAGVGKTVLIQELINNIAKGHGGLSVFAGVGERTREGNDLLREMLESGIIKYGDDFMHSMENGGWDLSKVDKKVMKESKATFVFGQMNEPPGARARVALSGLTIAEYFRDGAGDGQGKDVLFFVDNIFRFTQAGSEVSALLGRMPSAVGYQPTLATEMGAMQERITSTKRGSITSVQAVYVPADDLTDPAPATTFAHLDATTVLSRKIAELGIYPAVDPLDSTSRILTAAILGKEHYDCAQRVKELLQRYKELQDIIAILGMEELSEEDKLAVRRARRVQRFLSQPFHVAEQFTGIPGVLVDIKETIKGFNMIMDGELDHLPEAAFNLKGTIEEAMEAGEKMLAEA from the coding sequence ATGTCACAAGTTACAGGAAAAGTTGCACAGATTATTGGCCCGGTAGTAGACGTTGAGTTTGCAAGCGGAGCAGAACTTCCAAAGATTTACGATTCGTTAGAAGTAGATAACAACGGAAATTTATTGATACTCGAAGTACAATCTCACATTGGTGAAAACACGGTACGTACCATCTCTATGGACTCTACCGATGGGTTAAGCCGTGGTGTTGATGCTGTAGCAACAGGAGCACCTATACAAATGCCTATTGGGGATGATGTATACGGACGTTTGTTCAACGTAATTGGGGATGCTATTGACGGAATCGGGAATTTGCCTAAAGCAGGTGATGACGGACTTCCAATTCACCGTGAAGCACCAAAATTTGAAGATCTATCAACTTCAACCGAAGTTTTATTTACAGGGATTAAAGTAATCGATTTGATTGAGCCTTACGCAAAAGGTGGGAAAATTGGATTATTTGGTGGTGCCGGAGTAGGTAAAACGGTTTTGATTCAGGAGCTGATTAACAATATTGCAAAAGGACACGGAGGTCTTTCTGTGTTTGCAGGAGTAGGTGAACGTACTCGTGAAGGAAACGATTTGTTACGTGAGATGTTGGAATCGGGTATTATTAAATACGGAGACGATTTTATGCATTCTATGGAAAACGGAGGATGGGATCTTTCGAAAGTAGACAAGAAAGTAATGAAAGAATCGAAGGCAACTTTCGTATTCGGACAGATGAACGAACCTCCCGGAGCTCGTGCTCGTGTGGCCTTATCGGGTCTTACAATTGCAGAATATTTCCGTGACGGAGCAGGTGATGGTCAAGGGAAGGACGTATTGTTCTTCGTAGACAACATTTTCCGATTTACTCAGGCCGGTTCTGAAGTATCTGCACTGCTTGGACGTATGCCATCTGCGGTAGGTTACCAACCTACATTGGCAACCGAGATGGGCGCGATGCAAGAGCGTATTACTTCTACTAAAAGAGGATCTATTACATCGGTACAAGCGGTATACGTACCTGCGGATGACCTTACCGATCCGGCGCCGGCAACTACCTTTGCCCACCTGGATGCAACTACGGTATTGTCTCGTAAAATTGCGGAATTAGGTATTTACCCTGCGGTGGATCCGTTGGATTCTACTTCTCGTATCCTAACAGCAGCTATTTTAGGAAAAGAACATTACGACTGTGCACAACGTGTAAAAGAGTTGTTACAGCGATATAAAGAATTACAGGATATTATTGCTATTCTTGGAATGGAAGAACTTTCGGAAGAAGATAAATTGGCAGTGCGTCGTGCACGTCGTGTACAACGTTTCTTGTCACAACCTTTCCACGTAGCGGAGCAGTTTACAGGTATTCCCGGAGTATTGGTAGATATTAAAGAAACAATAAAAGGTTTCAACATGATCATGGACGGTGAATTAGATCACCTTCCGGAAGCTGCCTTTAACCTAAAAGGTACTATCGAGGAAGCAATGGAAGCCGGAGAGAAAATGCTTGCTGAAGCGTAA